TGGGACTGGCGGTCGGTTGGCCAGAGCCGTCGCGTTGAGTCAGCCGGCACGAGGGCACAGCTGGGTTTCTAGGCCGCGGAGACGTTGCTGCTCTCCGCGCTGGGGGCGAGGACTGCATCATCGCCTCGGCTCGAGGCTCGATAAGTGTTTGGTGCAGACCACGCGGCCTGACGCCGCCGTCGAAATGATGTCAGCCACATCACGGGGCCGATCGTCGTGCCTTCCTCAGCGGACGCCATCGTCCGCGACGGAAGCTCTTTGCCTCTTGACAACCGGAGGCCTGATAAGTGTTCGGCGGACGATCGCAGCAGAGTGACGACGCCTGCGCCGGGGCAGCCATCACGCGCGCTGACCCCACGTGTCCCAAGACGTTCGCTCCCTTGCGGACACTCGCTTCGCTGGGTGCAGTGCTGCTCCTGCAAGGTACGCGACCGGCAAGAGAGCCACCTGCGTGATGTCGTCGGGGATGCCGAGCAGGGCCGCGGCCTCACGCGCGTACTTGAGGTGGGACGTTGTCCATGCCGAGCCAAGGCCACGAGATCGGAGGGCGAGCATGAGTGACCACGTGGCCGGAAGAATTGACCCGTAGAAGGTTGGCGGTCCGCAGTCCGGCCCGAGCGCGGCGAAACCGTCGCGCCCCGCGATACAGGGAATTACATGGACGGGTACCTCGTGGAGATGGTCGGCAAGGTGCATCACCGACGACATGAACGCCGGTGTCGTCTGTCGAACCTGCTCGACGCGACGCGGGGGATAGATTTCCGCCAAGCCGCGACGGTAAAGCTTCGCAAGTTCACCACGCTTTGTCGCGTCCGTGACAACCACGAAATGATAGCGGGCCGTGTCGCCTCCGGTAGGCGCCTGCACAGCAAGTTCCAGACAAT
Above is a genomic segment from Candidatus Methylomirabilota bacterium containing:
- a CDS encoding nitroreductase family protein — translated: MDLTVVDELLTTTRSVRRRLDLARPVERSVIQHCLELAVQAPTGGDTARYHFVVVTDATKRGELAKLYRRGLAEIYPPRRVEQVRQTTPAFMSSVMHLADHLHEVPVHVIPCIAGRDGFAALGPDCGPPTFYGSILPATWSLMLALRSRGLGSAWTTSHLKYAREAAALLGIPDDITQVALLPVAYLAGAALHPAKRVSARERTSWDTWGQRA